The sequence TTTAAATTGGATTGAAGTAAATGACTATGAAACTGGTTTCTTGCTTGCAGCTAAAATCCAGATCAGGCCAAAGGGTGAAGGCATCTCTGTGTACGCTCCCAGCAACGGTCTTCATGAAGTCTATTTTGACAAGAACTCAATTACGGTAAATGCAACACTAACTATTGACAATTTAAGAATAGATATAAAATTGAaacaccttttctttttttttaagattgaGGCAACTTTCGAGAGCTCTTTACACTTTTGATAAATTTGACAATGTATATAGACTCTCTGTCCACCTCCCTATActcatattttgagtgtaattcattttacAAATATGAGACAAAAcccacaataaacaaagttaaaaatgAATTTCACTGATggcattatttttttccaattttctatagataccgcgataatatcgttatcgtgatatatcacgatactcgtgtagtgaaaatctgatatcgtCAGAGTCCTAATGTCTCATATGATCTTGCAATGCAGGTTAAAGTTGTGGACTGGATGAAGGGAAAGACCTGTGGACTCTGTGGAAAGGCTGATGGGGAAGTCAGACAGGAGTTCTACACACCCAACGGACGCTTGACCAAGAACGCCCTCAGCTACGCTCATTCCTGGGTTCTGCCAGCCGAGAGCTGCAGGGACACCACTGGTGAGACACAAAGTTCATTGCGGACACTATTACATTATGTGACACTATAACTGCATATGATCAAAGCAGGTCTTTTAAACATGTTAAGATGCACTGAATCCATCAGAGACTCACTCATCAACACCTTTTTCTCACAGAGTGCCGCATGAAGCTCGAATCTGTGCAGCTGGAGAGGCAGATAAACATCCATGGCCAGGAATCCAGATGTTACTCTGTTGAGCCGGTGCTGCGCTGCCTGCAGGGCTGTTTCCCCGTGAAGACCACCGCCGTCACTGTTGGCTTCCACTGCCTGCCTGCTGGTGAGTCCTGCAAAGAAATCACAGCTGCTTCCAGTGACAGAATACGAAAAATGTGAAGACAAATCACACAGTTCCTAATTGCTCTGCTCCCTTCACTTGTGCAGATTCGGCCCTGAATCGCCCCGAGAGTCTCAGCAGCATCTACGATTCCAGCGTGGACCTGAGGGAAACAGCAGAGGCCCACCTAGCCTGCAGCTGCACTGCCCAGTGTGCATAAAAACATTTACTTCTGTCGGTGACTTACATCATGTGCATTTTTTgaatataattttaaataaaCTGCATCTCAAATAAGTTTTCTGTTAttaaattatttcaattattgtGACTTCATAGAACAGTgatatatgcaaatgaggcattatcttatcaaaaatgtgctaatttgcatatatttccagaacagaaatctgaacattggataaagccaggttaaaaaataatgtttcattttgttcacatgttagagtcaaaggtttttacagagggaattttggatTTCTCCTATTATCActtcataaatcataaaaacgGTCAACAAATCcattttctccatgtttttaggattaaaatgttctataaatcaggctatgaatgatatatgaacaaaccacTATATAAAAACCTTCAGGATATAGAGAGGAGTGATACTGGACAGTCTGTTGTATGTAACTGCTGCTGAAGTgcagatttctggctcagagtatgagaaaaatctgcctttaaagatatggattatAAAATTCACTACATTTTGAAGACAGTACAGGAGAATAAGGTAAACAACTTAACAGATATCACCATTAAACTTCCCCAGTTTaatacttacattaagacaattattttttcttcttaagttttctgatattttatgttTCAATAAGCAAATGAGTTATTATCTAATGTTAACATCTGgcaaatttaggagaaatctacagacgcaaatagaaaAAGTAGTAAAttaacacctaaatgtgtattttggatgttttctttccactagtaggaaaaaaggacatattatggaagcccaaaatctcaaaactgACCAGTGCATAAAAAAGGATGTGGCCTGTGGTGTCTGGTGTTTCGTTAATTTTTATTCCATTATGTGTGAAAGGCTTTTGATAGAAacctacatttaaaaaacagacaTCACTcccaaaatcaatcaatcaatgggGTGCGTATATATCTTCAATTTCAATTCACATTTGCTTTCCAAACACTACTATAGTTGATTGTTGTCAAAAAGACGACAACCTACTGTGTCCACTTCATTGAGTACATTTCATTGATGATGTACTTTACAGCTccataacataacacaaaatCACTCatgtaaaatatacagtatgtgaacgTATCGATGTTTGCCAATACTGCATGACTGGCCACAAAAGTAAAAATTGATTACAGCACTTGCCTCTTTCCAAGACGGTCCTGTTCAATCGCTGCTTTACGGTGTTTACCTCGATGGTCTCCACTTCCATCAGTTACAGGCAAGGGGCAGATGATTCAGTTCTGTTGATCAGTAACCTCGATAGAGGCCAATAAACGTCAAATGACAAGAAACTTGTGTTTCAAGAAGGTATAATGAATGTTTCAATATAAGATTGTCTAATATAAATCATGTCACATTCATGTGGTAAGAATTATTCTCATCTCTCAATATAATGttactaaaataaaacattcatttaaaaaaatggtgaGAAATAAATCACATTCATATTGACATCAGAGTGGTCTGATGAcacattcattaattaattagtctTTCTCCCTATTTAACATCATACATCACTTGCTACTAATGTATCTGCAACAGTTACTAGAAAACAATATTGTCAACCACATTTCTATATCAAACTATAGAAAAAATACTTTGTATTTTACCCAGTTTCTTATTGCATTCAGTGAAACAGCAGCATTAAATCTACATTCTATAACATTGTGCCAGTTGAGAATTTTAACATGATAACAGAAGTCAAAAAGTTGTGGTATAAACAGCAATATTTAGGCAAGTTTAGGTGCAACAGCGACCCTTAACGAGGGCCAAACAACATGTCATTACCGGGACACATTATCTTTTCTGGAAACACCTTCATTGCCAAAGAAATTCTAGTCTCAGACTAAGATCCAAGACATAAGATATGACTGCCAAAACAAGATTTACAGcaccacataaataaataaataaatacgtttatcacataatctaaaaataaaacagtaagataataaaaaagaaacaattaAATCTTCTCTCAGTCACACAGAACACCAGCAGCTAACCAGAACTCTTGTTTGGCTTCAATTGTTAACAATGACTCACTCATTTTACAGTCCATCTTCAAGTGTTTGGTGTTCACTGAAATACCACAATTCATCCATAATCAATGGACATTAACACAAATTCTGATCCAAATTATAAATGTTTATGGCTTCATATAGAACTGGTCTTTTCCTTGGCGAGTGTGTGGCTGCTGTGGTCTTCACTGTCGTCCCACTGTTTGTGCTGAGCTGGAACATTTCCATTAAAAAAGATGCTTGATTCTTCCACATGTTCAGTCTTTCTCTTTGGTTTGGTTGATCTGGAAGTAAAATATGACAAACAGTCAGggatacacacaaacatgaatTTACAGGTACATTATGTCatgatttgtgcaaataaagaTACTGTACCTGTTTTCTGGGATAAGGCAAAGTGTGCGATACAGGTCGGCTGTTGAAGGTGATGTGAGCGAGACACATCTGGGTGTGGGGGAGGTTGTGCCAGACCGGCATTTGATGAGCTTTTCTGGAGCCGACGCTGTACTCGCCTCTGTTTTAGCTGCAAAGATAAGgtgaaactttattgatcctccTCAGGAAAGTGACTTAGTGATAGTTATAAATAAAGACAACAAGCAGGTAATGCGAATTATAACATCAACCCATACTGTAactccaaaataaaagtaataaataattttGAACTGCCAGTACAATGTAACAGAGTAGACACTCACATATTAAAAATGCACTTTTAGACTTTGACATCTGGGGTTTCTTTGAGTCAGGAAATGGACTCAAGTTTAAAAACTGGTGTTTGAGCCACATCGCTCGATCGTCCTCGAAGGCCTTCCTCTGCAAGTTAAACCAGATACAAGTCACCTCAAAAACAGTCACACTTTTTAAACTTAAAGTGAGCAAACAGATATAAACCAGTCATCTTGGCACACTGCTGTTTTACACAAAGAGCAAAATGTGCCATGTTCCCTAAATTCTATTTCATACCAATTTTTTGGGAAAAGTATGCTGTATAAATCACCTCATGGCTAAGTCTTATAGCTGCTTCAGTGAagttcctcctctccctctcaaaGATCTTCCTCTGTTCCTCGAGGGTCTTCCATTCCTCTCTGAAGCGCTCTTTCTCCCGCAGCATGTAGCAGTCGCTCAGCAGGGATGCCGTCTCCTCATCACACGGAGAGCTCAGTTGCTGCTacaagaagaagatgaagatgcaTAGTTTGTTTAGccagaagttaacagaagaagTGTTGCAACAAACAAAATGCAGCATCTTTCCTCCAACATGCAAACCAGTTTTCAATTTAAGTGCTTGGTTAAAACTATAAGAGAGTAAACACTGAATTAAAGCTACAGAGTTAGAGGTGTTCCTTCACCTCCTACTCGaaattgattattgattatatgGCACACTTGTCTCacatagactgtttataagaagtggacatagtcaccgtgaagtcacccattggtttgtagactacagtccagccttgagttcggcatttttgctgtgaccatcttgttttttggctgtcgccaaaTACATAATATCGTCGtactttgcaaccagaagtgacactaggGGGTGTatctaagtacaaccgaacactgaataagacattttaggggaccaaaaggttataattaactttcatgaattgaaaacacactgtaaaagggctaaagttgtaaaacgaaaacatggacaactcccagaccggacaacgccgcggtagcgacctgtcaatcacaaggtagccacgccctaaggcataccctgctttatggtctatttgactctaaatgggaccataatttactaaatgaacatcatgctgtattgaagaagacttgaaactagtgattgagaccataaactcatgtttacagactttactgaggtaataaatcaagtgagaaatgggataattttctcatagattttctatacaatcagacttctttttgcaaccagaggagtcgccccctgctggctattagaaataaggAAACAGAGGTAGCCGCCTGGTCTCAGCACTGTGACTTTGACTCTTGACATTGGCCACTTGAACTAATGAACTCTCCAGAGAGCTTAATGAATTACATTTCAGGGCATATTTTAGTCTTACCTGCAGCGCCTGCTGTTGTGTTTGAATGAAGTCTCTGCACTGCTGGATCTCCAGCTTCAGTCTGTCCATCTCCTCCTCATGAGTCTCTCGGGAAACAgcatcagtgtttttgttctcaCCCATCTGAGCTAAAGACGCTGAACAAACAACCCAGAAAATCAAATTTTACAATTATGTTTACATCCATCTTCAACGTGTTGATTTTAAAAGACAGAAAGTAAGGATCCAGTCTGGAATATCATTGGAAAATCAGTCCATGTATTTTGGTTGCTTCCATACAAATTCAGATTTTTGGcttcagtatacagtataatgtaagCTTTGAGCTTTGGTTGCTCTGGCAGTTTCTCTTAAGTTGGAGAGGAAGCTAAATGATATGGAATTCTTATGTGACACCAAGTTACATTCCTACATGTATCAGGGTCAAACAGGGACAGTATGCTGCATGAAGACTACCTTGGCTGTCCAATCTTTCAACGTGGCTCTTGAGTCTTCTCCACTGGAGGCGAATACTGTTGGTCAGCTTCTCCCGGGCCTGAACACAATACTGCTCTACACTTTCTTTGCTGGAATCAAaaacttcctcttcctcctctgagtCAGCCtgacaatgaaaatgaaaatatctTTCAATCTATTGATAGCACGTCTGGCAAACAACACAGATTAGATAACAGGCATGGCAGGATGGCTAtcggctgtcaatcaaattGTGATACAGTTTAGCTGTGGTTATTGGTTATCTGCTTGATCAGCCACtttgaaaacaatgtttttaggAATCTCTCCACCTAGCAACATCGAGACAACAACGAGAAAAACATCTTTAAGATATTTTTTATTCCATCCTCTGTCATCTTACTAAACAAATGATTTTATTAGATATGCCACTGTTTTTTATTATGTCTATTTAAGATATGTATAAACTGTTAGTATTCTAGCGCTTCCATCCCAACCGTTTGACCCACTTATAACATTTTTATCTGCCCCACAGTTAAAAAGTAGCTTCAGAGAATAGAGAAAAACAACTTGTCCTACCTGTACGCCATCATCTGGATGTTTGTCGTCTCTCAGCGTTGGTTTCCTTGAACTCAGAATGGACACAATGTCTTTTTTCATCTGCTGCAACACTATCTTCAACTCTGCATTTTCCAGCAGCAACTCCCTTTGTCGGGTGTCATAGTCGCTCAGCAGAGTCTTATACATCTCCCCCTCATGCCTTGGGATGACAAAGATAATCATCGATGTTTATTTGTTCATTATAATCTCATACATGACACATCTACAGAGGAAACTAATTAAAGCTACAGTAACATCCAGCAGTGCCACCATGTTCCTAAAATAAATCTGCGTCACCTAGAAAGCTGACAAAGGAGCTGACCTGCAACAGTAGGTTTAGTAGTGCATTctgtatgtaatgtaaaaagaaattggAAGTGAACTTACTTTGCTTCTGTCTTTTCAGTTTTCCAAAGGCTTCTCTTCCCATCAGCTCTTCCAATGTTGTTTAATACATCAATGGCTGGAAGAAAGACAAATGtaggaaaataaaaattaaagagtctccaagaCATGTACATATTAATATCGTGTGTGTTAAGATGCTggtttaattttaaaatgttaaatgttgagGCTGAACAGGTTTTGTCTTTAACCTTGTTTCTTCTCCTTTTTGTCAACCAGAAGTTGATTCAAGCGCTCCTTCAGTTTGTTAaattctctttctttccttttcatcTCATGATTGTACTGGCTGGCCCGGCTTGCAATTATGTTCTGAAGTTTTTGCACCTGGcaggaggaaataaaaaaaacaattgtcaTATTTATGTACATGAGACTAAAAACCTGCCTGTGGATTAACTCAACATTGTCTGGGGCAGTAAGTCCAAAGAAAGTACctcttctttttcatttttcaggCAGTTTTGCAAACTCTTCActttcagctgcagctgtcgTTCTCTCTCAAGGAGTCCTGTGTTTTCCCTTTTGGACAGTTCAAGCTGCTCCTATGATAACAGAACAGCATTGATATGGACATTTGATATGAGAGTTAATTTTTCAGTATTGACAAGTAACTCTTGAGGTCCTTAGCTTTGGTTAAACATATGTCCTGTTGATCTATATTTTTACtagaatacaatataaataagGAGGAATCACTGGGCTTAAATgttactgtacttttaaatgggTGCTGGTGTACTGCAGGTAATCCACATTGCTGCTGGACTTTAGCTGCTCCACTTCCATGCTTTCCAGGGTCCGAAGGCCCCTGCGGTGCAGCTGAATCAGGTCGTACATGCAATTTAGCACAGCCACAACGTTCATCTCCGGGCTGCCGCTCGACTCCTTCCAAACTGGTGGGAGGCCAAGAGATGACACCtcctgtaaaggggagaataaaggaggaaaaggaagaacaTTGCAGTCATATTATCCACTTCTTAAATCACAAGCATGTACTTATCAATACACCAGAGACACGTGTAAAGTTACCAACCTGATTGATGTGTGATAGACATTCCTGCACGTTGTTCTCTGTGCAGAAGGTACTGAGCATGTAGTTTCTTTGCAGTGGCAGAGATGATTGGCTAAACCGTCTCAAGGGAGATGGTCTACATTCAACGGAGCTGCTGCAAATGTCCTTGACTTCTGGGTAAAAGAAAATTCTgtcacacatatatacagtatggccTTATGCTAATTTGTTAATGCTTGACAAGAAAAGGAAACCACTTCATATACAGTAAACATTACAGTAATTGAGGTtacatttgacacaaaaactaaaaatagCATTCGTGTTAGTTTAACCTGTTCCTAACTCACAAGGTTTGATACAGAGTACAAGATAGAGACAATTATACAGTAACCTACACACAACTGTTGAGGGCAGGGCACTGCAGTACTGTACTTCAGTTCATCTAACTAATGATGATGCCAACATAAAGTCAAAATCACATTACTAAATATGGTACAGTGTCTGATACATGTAAAGGTTTTAATGAACAACTGCTGAGTACAACATGTCTCATTCACAGGGCATATACATTCGTCTACAAAGatgtgaaaatgtaaactcACCCATGGAGGACTCTGGCATTGTTGCAGAGCAGCCTTCAGGCTACGTGTCTGGATCATCTGCTACATGTGCAGGATACACAAAGCTCGCCACAAGATCCACCTACGCAGTCGGTGCTCCTGAAATAGAGGGTCAGATTAAGAGCGCCAATTCAACAAAGTCCGGATTACGAGGCAGTGGAAGTAAACGTGCAGAGATGAGGGGTGGAAACACGCAGCAACCTACATAACAGAGTGTGAGGAGGACAGTAGATTCACAAGAGCTAATTCATCTATCACAGGCAACGAGCCAAACACTGATCAGATAGTGTATTCAGAGCCATCCAAtagattatttaaaatattaaaaatgtgtgtttatttagagTCTTTTACAAAGATTGttatgttgatgttgttgtggaTTTTGTCTTACACCGTTGTCACTGCAGGAGCATTTAACAGGTTACAGGATGGGACCAGGCAGGCATCTTAACTCAATGCTCTTATCGTCAGCTGATCAGATTAATCCCAGACGCACAGTAAGGTGATTTGTCTGCAGAACCACACAAATCAGAGACATTTCTCCTCCTGTCCTGTATGAATAATGCTTATGTTTTCCACAAATAAACATACTATAGATATGACTGAAAACTAGCATCATATACATCACCTCATCCTTGGACAGCAACTATCAGAGCATGAGCAGAAACTGCttctaaaaactgaatattAATTTTATGAGGAACATTTTCTGAATTTAATTTTCCATACATTTTAGTCATGGGAAGGCTGTGACTCATCGTTAACTAGGGAGACCTACCCTTTGGTTTCAGTGATACTTAATCGGCCTGGCGAGACAGATGGCAAGCCTACAGGCACAAAGCTTAACAAGCCTGCATGCTGCTTAGACTCAACAAGTGTTAACCTTTAACTCATTATTTAAGCTTTTTTCCAGTATAAAATCTACAAAAGGTATTTTTTAAGTAAGCCTTTACAGAAtagattttaatgtttgtggTCCCCCTGGGCCATGTTGGATAGGAATTAATTGGAGTGACGTTTTAGACCAGATAACTAATACAAACTAAtgcaacagtcctgcaataagtcctaccataataaaaaaaagtataatgttcagttttcaATTTAGTCTATTTTATCACCCTCATTGATATGAAAAATAAGACACACCTCTCAGTAtaatacagttcaacagcaccacaaactgtaGCCTCCAGAATGACCATGGAGTTGAATCAACACATCAACAGTTTCAACAAAGACTGAACATTATAATGAGATTCAGGGTTTGTTTATTGTGATTCTATAACACAGGACATGCAAGTTGTAATCCCTTTATGCTACACAAGAAAAAGAAATTGAATTGCAGGGTGGGTATTGTCTTTTAATATCCTTATACGTTCATGAAAGTAGGATTTATTGCATAACCGTTGTATTAGATTGCATTAtttttagctaggtgtacctaataaactgacatatatttatatatcctaggcagggtctgaaattaagctTTTTCCTCTGAcacatttctaccggccactcaatttctttgtctgccacttctgtaataagataagataagataagataagataagataagataagataagataagataagataagataagataagatatgatatgatatgatatgatatgatatgatatgatatgataagataagataagataagataagataagatattcctttattattcCCACattggggaaatttgc comes from Sebastes fasciatus isolate fSebFas1 chromosome 5, fSebFas1.pri, whole genome shotgun sequence and encodes:
- the LOC141767690 gene encoding afadin- and alpha-actinin-binding protein-like isoform X2 — protein: MPESSMVKDICSSSVECRPSPLRRFSQSSLPLQRNYMLSTFCTENNVQECLSHINQEVSSLGLPPVWKESSGSPEMNVVAVLNCMYDLIQLHRRGLRTLESMEVEQLKSSSNVDYLQYTSTHLKEQLELSKRENTGLLERERQLQLKVKSLQNCLKNEKEEVQKLQNIIASRASQYNHEMKRKEREFNKLKERLNQLLVDKKEKKQAIDVLNNIGRADGKRSLWKTEKTEAKHEGEMYKTLLSDYDTRQRELLLENAELKIVLQQMKKDIVSILSSRKPTLRDDKHPDDGVQADSEEEEEVFDSSKESVEQYCVQAREKLTNSIRLQWRRLKSHVERLDSQASLAQMGENKNTDAVSRETHEEEMDRLKLEIQQCRDFIQTQQQALQQQLSSPCDEETASLLSDCYMLREKERFREEWKTLEEQRKIFERERRNFTEAAIRLSHERKAFEDDRAMWLKHQFLNLSPFPDSKKPQMSKSKSAFLISKTEASTASAPEKLIKCRSGTTSPTPRCVSLTSPSTADLYRTLCLIPENRSTKPKRKTEHVEESSIFFNGNVPAQHKQWDDSEDHSSHTLAKEKTSSI
- the LOC141767690 gene encoding afadin- and alpha-actinin-binding protein-like isoform X3 translates to MPESSMEVKDICSSSVECRPSPLRRFSQSSLPLQRNYMLSTFCTENNVQECLSHINQEVSSLGLPPVWKESSGSPEMNVVAVLNCMYDLIQLHRRGLRTLESMEVEQLKSSSNVDYLQYTSTHLKEQLELSKRENTGLLERERQLQLKVKSLQNCLKNEKEEVQKLQNIIASRASQYNHEMKRKEREFNKLKERLNQLLVDKKEKKQAIDVLNNIGRADGKRSLWKTEKTEAKHEGEMYKTLLSDYDTRQRELLLENAELKIVLQQMKKDIVSILSSRKPTLRDDKHPDDGVQADSEEEEEVFDSSKESVEQYCVQAREKLTNSIRLQWRRLKSHVERLDSQASLAQMGENKNTDAVSRETHEEEMDRLKLEIQQCRDFIQTQQQALQQLSSPCDEETASLLSDCYMLREKERFREEWKTLEEQRKIFERERRNFTEAAIRLSHERKAFEDDRAMWLKHQFLNLSPFPDSKKPQMSKSKSAFLISKTEASTASAPEKLIKCRSGTTSPTPRCVSLTSPSTADLYRTLCLIPENRSTKPKRKTEHVEESSIFFNGNVPAQHKQWDDSEDHSSHTLAKEKTSSI
- the LOC141767690 gene encoding afadin- and alpha-actinin-binding protein-like isoform X1, translated to MPESSMEVKDICSSSVECRPSPLRRFSQSSLPLQRNYMLSTFCTENNVQECLSHINQEVSSLGLPPVWKESSGSPEMNVVAVLNCMYDLIQLHRRGLRTLESMEVEQLKSSSNVDYLQYTSTHLKEQLELSKRENTGLLERERQLQLKVKSLQNCLKNEKEEVQKLQNIIASRASQYNHEMKRKEREFNKLKERLNQLLVDKKEKKQAIDVLNNIGRADGKRSLWKTEKTEAKHEGEMYKTLLSDYDTRQRELLLENAELKIVLQQMKKDIVSILSSRKPTLRDDKHPDDGVQADSEEEEEVFDSSKESVEQYCVQAREKLTNSIRLQWRRLKSHVERLDSQASLAQMGENKNTDAVSRETHEEEMDRLKLEIQQCRDFIQTQQQALQQQLSSPCDEETASLLSDCYMLREKERFREEWKTLEEQRKIFERERRNFTEAAIRLSHERKAFEDDRAMWLKHQFLNLSPFPDSKKPQMSKSKSAFLISKTEASTASAPEKLIKCRSGTTSPTPRCVSLTSPSTADLYRTLCLIPENRSTKPKRKTEHVEESSIFFNGNVPAQHKQWDDSEDHSSHTLAKEKTSSI